From the genome of Streptomyces sp. V1I1, one region includes:
- the tdh gene encoding L-threonine 3-dehydrogenase — MKALVKQHAEPGLWLMDVPEPETGPADVLIKVLRTGICGTDLHIRSWDGWAQQAVSTPRVLGHEFVGEVAAVGADVQDIAVGDVVSGEGHLVCGKCRNCLAGRRHLCRSTIGLGVGRDGAFAEYVALPASNVWVHRTTVDLDIAAIFDPFGNAVHTALSFPLVGEDVLITGAGPIGIMAAAVARHAGARNVVITDVSEPRLELARKAGATLALNVAQSDIAEAQRQLGLKEGFDIGLEMSGRPEAMRDMVANMTHGGRIAMLGLPADEFAVDWSKIVTSMITIKGIYGREMFETWYAMTVLLEGGLDLTPVITGSYGYQDFDAAFDEAATARSGKIILDWTV, encoded by the coding sequence ATGAAGGCACTTGTCAAGCAGCACGCCGAGCCAGGCCTCTGGCTCATGGACGTGCCGGAGCCGGAGACCGGCCCCGCTGACGTGCTGATCAAGGTGCTGCGCACCGGGATCTGCGGCACCGACCTGCACATCAGGTCGTGGGACGGCTGGGCCCAGCAGGCCGTCAGCACGCCCCGCGTCCTCGGCCACGAGTTCGTCGGCGAGGTCGCCGCGGTCGGCGCTGACGTCCAGGACATCGCGGTCGGCGACGTGGTGAGCGGTGAGGGCCATCTGGTCTGCGGCAAGTGCCGCAACTGTCTCGCCGGCCGCCGCCATCTGTGCCGCAGCACCATCGGCCTGGGCGTCGGCCGCGACGGCGCGTTCGCCGAGTACGTGGCGCTGCCCGCGTCCAATGTCTGGGTGCACCGAACCACGGTCGACCTGGACATCGCCGCGATCTTCGACCCGTTCGGGAACGCCGTGCACACCGCGCTCTCGTTCCCGCTGGTCGGCGAGGACGTACTGATCACCGGCGCGGGCCCGATCGGCATCATGGCCGCAGCCGTTGCCCGGCACGCCGGCGCGCGCAATGTCGTCATCACCGATGTCAGCGAGCCCCGCCTGGAACTGGCCCGCAAGGCCGGTGCCACCCTCGCGCTGAACGTCGCCCAGAGCGACATCGCCGAGGCGCAGCGGCAGCTCGGGCTCAAGGAGGGCTTCGACATCGGCCTTGAGATGTCCGGCCGCCCCGAGGCCATGCGCGACATGGTCGCCAATATGACGCATGGCGGCCGCATCGCCATGCTGGGCCTGCCCGCGGACGAGTTCGCCGTCGACTGGTCGAAGATCGTCACCTCGATGATCACCATCAAGGGCATCTACGGCCGCGAGATGTTCGAGACCTGGTACGCGATGACGGTCCTGCTCGAAGGCGGCCTCGACCTCACCCCGGTGATCACCGGCAGCTACGGCTACCAGGACTTCGACGCCGCTTTCGACGAGGCCGCCACCGCCCGCAGCGGCAAGATCATCCTCGACTGGACCGTCTGA
- a CDS encoding two-component system response regulator yields MDDREDNLFAIESLLRPVGRPVVRAHSGDEALKTVLRGGIGVVILDVVMPQMDGLEVLAYLKRLDHTRNLPVVLMTGLGRDDELAARAYDLGVSDFLVKPVDPWVVRTKVRALADLYTENQSLRAQVSALTDRRADASAADLPNLMEARVSRQSGGTTGRARRIRGGD; encoded by the coding sequence GTGGACGATCGCGAGGACAACCTCTTCGCGATAGAGAGCTTGTTACGCCCCGTGGGGCGTCCGGTGGTACGGGCACACAGCGGGGACGAAGCGCTGAAGACCGTCCTGCGCGGCGGCATAGGAGTGGTCATCCTCGACGTCGTGATGCCGCAGATGGACGGCCTGGAAGTGCTCGCCTATCTCAAACGCCTCGACCACACCCGCAATTTGCCTGTCGTGCTGATGACCGGCCTCGGCAGGGACGACGAACTGGCCGCCCGAGCCTACGATCTCGGGGTTTCCGACTTCCTGGTCAAGCCCGTCGACCCCTGGGTGGTGCGTACGAAAGTCAGGGCGCTCGCCGATCTGTACACCGAGAACCAGAGCCTGCGCGCCCAGGTCAGCGCGCTGACCGACCGACGGGCTGACGCCTCGGCCGCCGACCTCCCCAACCTGATGGAGGCGCGGGTATCGCGCCAGAGCGGCGGAACCACGGGTCGCGCCCGCCGCATCCGCGGCGGCGACTGA
- a CDS encoding DUF6397 family protein has product MTVKEASTRSLALHALHALHALHAPHAPHAPGSPAAGGPAVGSLALGRAAHELNLKRGELDLAVQLGHIRTTPGASGGPPRIDRQEVDRLRRSEGFPDALRERVRTVGTVEGARLISISPARFTRLARTGHLIPIRFYLNRYRAVVWLYLAEELSEFALAHPTLLSGRTPPALRTMLDMGEDRRARNWRGRRLGLLLRRTEDSWERAAAIASVLDPVAVAEVVPDPYERSHLRVLRPELVPARPESQAGREMVERLLLADHPDEILWHRVSLAQALREAREWRPAPRPAAKSDAGFKGEAVPRRPRLMPVRRSPYGRGLLRRLRIRKAGPVG; this is encoded by the coding sequence ATGACGGTGAAGGAAGCATCGACGCGCAGTCTGGCACTGCACGCACTGCACGCACTGCACGCACTGCACGCACCGCACGCACCGCACGCACCGGGCAGTCCGGCGGCGGGCGGCCCGGCGGTGGGCAGTCTGGCACTGGGCCGGGCCGCTCATGAACTGAACCTGAAGCGGGGCGAGTTGGATCTCGCGGTCCAGCTGGGCCACATCCGCACCACTCCCGGTGCGAGCGGCGGCCCGCCACGGATCGACCGGCAGGAGGTCGACCGGCTGCGCAGGTCGGAAGGATTCCCGGACGCCTTGCGGGAACGGGTGAGGACCGTGGGCACGGTCGAGGGCGCGCGGCTCATCTCGATCAGCCCGGCGCGGTTCACCCGGCTCGCCCGCACGGGCCATCTCATCCCGATCCGGTTCTATCTCAACCGCTACCGCGCGGTCGTCTGGCTCTATCTGGCCGAAGAACTCAGCGAATTCGCCCTCGCCCATCCCACCCTGCTCAGCGGCAGGACCCCACCGGCGCTGCGGACGATGCTGGACATGGGCGAGGACCGGCGCGCACGGAACTGGCGGGGCCGACGGCTCGGACTGCTGCTGCGCAGGACCGAGGACTCCTGGGAGCGGGCCGCGGCGATCGCCTCGGTACTCGACCCCGTCGCCGTGGCGGAGGTGGTGCCCGATCCCTACGAACGCTCGCATCTGCGGGTGCTCCGGCCCGAACTCGTCCCGGCCCGCCCGGAATCGCAGGCCGGGAGGGAGATGGTGGAGCGGCTGCTCCTGGCGGACCACCCGGACGAGATCCTCTGGCACCGAGTGAGCCTGGCCCAGGCACTCCGGGAGGCGCGCGAGTGGCGCCCGGCGCCACGGCCCGCCGCGAAGAGCGACGCCGGGTTCAAGGGTGAGGCAGTGCCCAGGCGCCCCCGGCTGATGCCGGTGCGCCGAAGTCCGTACGGACGCGGCCTGCTCAGGCGACTGCGCATCAGAAAGGCGGGGCCTGTGGGCTGA
- a CDS encoding roadblock/LC7 domain-containing protein: MALDKGLDWLLDDLTKRIEHIRHALVLSNDGLVTGASTGLAREDAEHLAAVSSGLHSLARGSGRHFRAGKARQTMVEFDEALLFVTAAGEGSCLCVLSAAEADVGQVAYEMTLMVNRVGEHLGVEARQPGGTAH, encoded by the coding sequence ATGGCGTTGGACAAGGGCCTTGACTGGCTTCTGGACGACCTGACGAAGAGGATCGAGCACATACGTCACGCATTGGTGCTGTCGAACGACGGTCTGGTGACCGGAGCGAGCACGGGACTGGCGCGGGAGGACGCGGAACATCTCGCCGCTGTCTCGTCCGGTCTGCACTCCCTGGCGCGCGGGTCCGGACGTCATTTCCGCGCGGGCAAGGCGCGGCAGACCATGGTCGAGTTCGACGAAGCACTGCTCTTCGTCACGGCGGCCGGCGAGGGAAGCTGCCTCTGTGTACTCAGCGCGGCAGAGGCGGACGTCGGTCAGGTGGCGTACGAGATGACGCTGATGGTGAACCGAGTCGGCGAGCACCTGGGTGTCGAGGCCAGGCAGCCGGGCGGAACTGCCCACTGA
- a CDS encoding ATP/GTP-binding protein, translated as MASESSHGTGGESTALALKILVAGGFGVGKTTLVGAVSEIRPLRTEEHLSQVGRTVDDTGGVDQKTTTTVAMDFGRITIRSGLSLYLFGTPGQDRFWFLWDELSQGALGAVVLADTRRLVDCFPAVDYFEHRRIPFVVAVNCFAGARTYGAHEVSRALDLDRGTPVVLCDARDRDSGKEVLVRLVEYASRMHTARLLDSVG; from the coding sequence ATGGCCTCCGAGAGCTCTCACGGCACCGGTGGGGAGTCCACCGCCCTCGCGCTGAAAATACTGGTCGCCGGCGGCTTCGGCGTCGGCAAGACCACCCTGGTCGGCGCGGTAAGTGAAATACGGCCCTTGCGCACCGAGGAACACCTCAGCCAGGTGGGCCGTACCGTCGACGACACCGGGGGAGTCGACCAGAAGACCACTACGACTGTCGCCATGGACTTCGGACGCATCACCATCCGCTCCGGCCTGTCCCTCTATCTCTTCGGCACCCCGGGGCAGGACCGCTTCTGGTTCCTGTGGGACGAACTGTCGCAGGGCGCCCTGGGAGCCGTCGTCCTCGCCGACACACGGCGCCTCGTGGACTGCTTTCCCGCTGTCGACTACTTCGAGCACCGCCGCATCCCGTTCGTCGTCGCGGTCAACTGCTTTGCCGGAGCCCGCACTTACGGCGCGCACGAAGTCTCACGCGCCCTCGATCTCGATCGCGGGACACCTGTGGTGCTGTGCGACGCGCGTGATCGCGATTCCGGGAAAGAAGTGCTCGTACGACTGGTCGAATATGCCAGCCGGATGCACACGGCCCGGCTGCTCGATTCGGTCGGCTAG